One genomic segment of Drosophila melanogaster chromosome 3R includes these proteins:
- the disp gene encoding dispatched, producing MLCFDSERMNWYYHVLARRPYLVVVSIAVYCVACIIVALVLNKLPDFSDPTLGFETRGTKIGERLTAWYNLLQETDHHGALFSNPSDLWERRRVEQGYVETKLHPNHRRRKNKHKNRNKNKRRKEQNQSSHEHHDVAQKMMQFKKRLKATSSPSPNLGFDTWIGDSGVFRDYEITNDSASSSLEPTRRTEQIEYGHNTTSVDEEEHQQRVQTKKSTWRLLKQAATLPTDGWADMHRRQPIEGFFCDSSPRKEYSHFVVQRIGPNATDSLFDLNGLLAMCQLQDQITEVPSYRAFCEPEMLTTECCRPWSLPNYAAMLANKSSCFDLTTEDVTSLHTLLLGCYEYFHDLKMDNHCNEIPHCRAPEECKRLNIVFNVLNFLTDFSFIKSNDSNVYLKYAMIFIPVAQSNRLLPLFHEWEDVELINELVEVVAMDLGLENELFNELLLTDVWLVSLGGTFVMASVWLYTGSAFITLMSCVAICFSLGLAYFFYAIVLEFEFFPYMNLLAVVVIIGIGADDVFLFLKIWHCVLTERFSNRCTLTTQSQSALPTLENSDHTESLENIMALTMRHAAASMFVTSLTTAGAFYASYSSSITAIKCFGIFAGTVVVTNYLLMITWLPASVSIMERLFATRMSCHHPMSIKLIHACKKSINRFCQMFEECITKSIMNYAYLWLLIFGALGASSAVIVFWYPGLQLPEKSHFQLFVSKHPFEVYSSLKQQFWFEKPLQAYENFKMHMHFVWGVQAVDDGDYTNPNSYGHLHYDNNFNVSSRPAQLWILDFCQSVRQQPFYKETLGMLLPNCFIENLIDYMKRRCIDDMDSTRKDRSPCCDAQFPFEPHIFEYCLPQSISNMYDTTFFRPGVAGPKFAEAPRLETEDYLGMSGNESAEYSTNGSFTPLLVKALVIEFESNVAYSTIYANIRQFYESVEHWFQMQLKTAPPELQGGWFTSDLKFYNVQDTLSHDTFVAICLAMAASLAVLLCFTVNILISIYAVLTVSLSIFNTVAVLILLGWQLNILESIAVSTAIGLAVDFSLHYGIHYRMSPVKERLAATQFVLSRIIGPTVMAATTTGLAGGIMMASNILPYIQIGVFLVVVMIVSWFYATFFLMSLLRVAGPQHGFLELKWPLWSKRSSGSSKFYERKPSQVIASEQLLTPTSSAIVELANSETHELESLNSNSLIKTISGIESAHALSSLPRDFEHSFQTMHECKYQTYPSTSN from the exons ATGTTGTGCTTCGACTCGGAGAGGATGAACTGGTACTACCACGTCCTGGCCAGGCGTCCCTACCTGGTGGTCGTCTCCATTGCTGTCTACTGTGTCGCTTGCATCATCGTGGCCCTCGTCCTGAACAAGCTGCCGGACTTCAGTGATCCCACCTTG GGCTTCGAAACCCGCGGCACCAAAATTGGAGAACGACTGACGGCCTGGTACAACCTGCTGCAAGAGACTGACCACCATGGTGCTCTTTTCTCAAATCCATCGGATCTGTGGGAGAGGAGACGGGTAGAGCAGGGCTATGTGGAGACGAAGCTGCATCCGAATCACAGGCGACGCAAAAACAAGCACAAGAACAGAAACAAGAACAAGCGACGCAAGGAACAAAATCAAAGCAGCCACGAGCATCACGATGTGGCGCAGAAGATGATGCAGTTCAAAAAACGGCTGAAGGCTACTAGTTCTCCCTCTCCAAATCTCGGCTTTGACACCTGGATCGGGGACAGTGGAGTATTTCGCGACTACGAGATTACAAACGACAGCGCTTCCTCCTCTTTGGAACCCACGCGACGCACTGAGCAAATCGAATATGGCCACAACACCACCTCAGTGGACGAGGAAGAGCATCAGCAGCGGGTGCAGACCAAGAAGAGCACTTGGCGGCTCCTAAAGCAAGCCGCCACCTTGCCCACCGACGGTTGGGCAGACATGCATCGTCGCCAACCCATCGAGGGATTCTTTTGCGATTCATCGCCCCGGAAGGAGTACTCTCATTTTGTGGTCCAGCGGATCGGTCCCAACGCCACCGATTCTCTATTTGATTTGAACGGACTGCTGGCCATGTGTCAGTTGCAGGATCAGATTACCGAAGTCCCCAGCTACCGGGCATTTTGCGAGCCGGAGATGCTTACCACCGAGTGCTGCCGGCCATGGTCACTGCCCAACTACGCCGCCATGCTGGCCAACAAAAGTTCCTGTTTCGACCTTACCACGGAGGATGTTACTTCGCTGCACACGCTGCTCTTGGGCTGCTATGAGTACTTCCATGACCTAAAGATGGACAACCACTGCAACGAAATACCGCATTGTCGTGCTCCTGAAGAGTGCAAGCGGCTAAATATCGTCTTTAACGTCCTGAATTTTCTCACCGACTTTAGTTTCATCAAGTCTAAT gaCTCGAATGTATACCTGAAATACGCCATGATTTTTATACCCGTGGCGCAATCCAACCGCTTGCTGCCACTGTTCCACGAATGGGAAGACGT GGAGCTGATCAACGAGCTTGTGGAAGTGGTTGCGATGGACTTGGGCCTCGAAAACGAACTCTTTAACGAGCTGCTGCTGACGGACGTGTGGCTAGTTTCGCTGGGAGGGACATTCGTCATGGCTAGCGTGTGGTTGTACACGGGATCGGCATTCATCACCTTGATGTCCTGCGTAGCCATATGCTTTTCGCTAGGACTAGCGTACTTTTTTTACGCCATCGTGCTGGAGTTTGAGTTCTTCCCCTATATGAACCTTCTGGCCGTGGTAGTAATAATTGGCATTGGAGCAGACGACGTATTTCTGTTTCTTAAGATCTGGCACTGTGTGCTGACCGAGAGGTTCAGCAATCGATGTACCTTGACCACTCAGTCCCAGAGTGCTCTTCCCACCCTGGAGAACAGTGATCACACGGAGTCACTGGAAAACATAATGGCGCTGACTATGCGACATGCCGCTGCCTCCATGTTCGTTACCTCACTTACCACCGCCGGCGCCTTTTATGCCTCCTACAGCAGCTCTATAACAGCTATAAAGTGCTTTGG gaTTTTTGCGGGAACTGTCGTGGTGACCAACTACTTACTAATGATAACTTGGTTGCCTGCATCGGTCTCCATCATGGAACGACTATTTGCCACAAGGATGTCCTGCCATCATCCGATGTCAATAAAGCTGATCCACGCCTGCAAGAAGTCAATTAACCGATTTTGTCAGATGTTTGAGGAGTGCATCACGAAAAGCATCATGAACTATGCCTATCTCTGGCTGCTGATCTTTGGGGCTCTAGGCGCGTCCAGTGCCGTCATTGTGTTCTGGTATCCAGGACTTCAGTTGCCGGAAAAATCACACTTCCAGCTCTTTGTGTCAAAGCATCCATTTGAGGTTTACTCCAGTCTCAAGCAGCAGTTCTGGTTCGAGAAACCATTGCAGGCGTACGAGAACTTCAAGATGCACATGCATTTCGTCTGGGGCGTTCAAGCGGTGGACGACGGCGACTATACGAACCCCAACTCATACGGCCACCTGCACTATGACAATAATTTTAACGTATCCAGCAGGCCGGCACAACTCTGGATCCTTGATTTTTGCCAGAGTGTGCGCCAGCAACCCTTTTACAAAGAGACTCTCGGCATGCTGTTGCCCAATTGTTTCATTGAAAATCTTATCGACTATATGAAGCGCAG ATGCATCGATGATATGGACAGTACCAGGAAAGACCGTTCACCCTGCTGTGACGCACAGTTTCCCTTTGAGCCGCACATATTTGAGTACTGCTTGCCACAAAGCATATCCAACATGTATGACACTACATTTTTCCGGCCCGGCGTGGCAGGACCCAAGTTTGCAGAGGCTCCCCGACTGGAGACTGAGGATTACCTAGGAATGAGTGGAAATGAGAGTGCAGAGTACAGCACCAACGGATCATTTACACCGCTACTAGTCAAAGCCCTGGTCATCGAGTTCGAGTCCAACGTGGCCTACAGCACCATCTACGCAAATATTAGGCAGTTCTACGAGTCTGTAGAGCACTGGTTTCAGATGCAGTTAAAAACGGCACCGCCGGAACTTCAAGGAGGATGGTTCACGAGCGACCTGAAATTTTACAATGTGCAGGACACCCTTTCGCACGACACCTTTGTTGCCATTTGTCTGGCCATGGCTGCATCACTTGCAGTGCTCCTATGCTTCACCGTAAACATATTGATTTCCATCTACGCCGTACTAACCGTGTCGCTAAGTATTTTTAACACCGTGGCTGTGCTCATCCTGCTCGGCTGGCAGCTTAACATCTTGGAGAGCATTGCGGTGAGCACGGCTATCGGTCTGGCTGTGGACTTTAGCCTACATTACGGTATTCACTACCGGATGTCCCCGGTTAAGGAGAGATTGGCAGCCACACAGTTTGTACTATCCCGCATCATTGGACCCACAGTGATGGCGGCCACCACAACTGGTCTAGCTGGCGGAATCATGATGGCATCCAACATATTGCCCTACATACAGATTGGCGTCTTCCTGGTCGTTGTCATGATCGTTAGCTGGTTCTATGCCACTTTCTTTCTAATGAGTCTGCTTCGGGTTGCCGGTCCTCAGCATGGTTTTCTGGAACTCAAGTGGCCGTTGTGGAGCAAGCgaagcagtggcagcagcaagtTCTACGAGCG GAAACCCAGCCAAGTGATCGCCAGCGAGCAGCTGCTGACCCCCACAAGCTCGGCCATCGTTGAGTTGGCGAACTCGGAGACGCACGAACTGGAGTCCCTAAACTCCAACAGCCTGATCAAAACCATTTCGGGCATCGAAAGCGCCCACGCATTGTCCTCGCTGCCGAGGGACTTCGAGCACTCATTCCAGACGATGCACGAGTGCAAATATCAAACGTATCCGTCTACATCCAATTGA
- the ECSIT gene encoding ECSIT: MLRRAQCLLRLHGNGGHSLVSRFRNYATDEGNPKQNPNPNPRAQKPGTKNLPALRNPFAAAQDRTKNSYLTMVEIFQERDVHRRNHVEFIYAALKNMADFGVERDLEVYKALINVMPKGKFIPTNMFQAEFMHYPKQQQCIIDLLEQMEDCGVMPDHEMEAMLLNVFGRQGHPLRKYWRMMYWMPKFKNLSPWPLPDPVPDDTLEMAKLALERMCTVDLRSKITVFETSELKDAIDDTWIVSGMSPEQEKLLREHSRQKALYIEGPFHIWLRNRRINYFTLRADADSEFLSELDERQLDEDDVSHIEVPFFGRAPPRRHNQLGKLRSVHQQDDGTIMAICATGTSTKDSLLSWIRLLEANGNPSIGEVPVLFRFTSEVPAKAEEIEGGASVPATSDNSSQDEHISSRQK, translated from the coding sequence atgctgcGCCGCGCACAATGCCTGCTCCGGCTGCACGGCAATGGAGGCCATTCGCTGGTCAGCCGCTTTCGAAACTACGCTACGGACGAGGGAAATCCGAAACAGAACCCGAATCCAAATCCCAGGGCACAAAAACCCGGCACCAAAAACCTGCCGGCTTTAAGGAACCCCTTTGCCGCCGCCCAGGACAGGACGAAAAACAGCTACCTGACCATGGTGGAGATATTCCAGGAGCGCGACGTCCACCGTCGGAACCATGTGGAGTTCATCTACGCGGCACTCAAGAATATGGCGGATTTCGGGGTGGAAAGAGACTTGGAGGTCTACAAGGCCCTGATCAACGTGATGCCCAAGGGCAAGTTCATACCCACCAACATGTTCCAGGCAGAGTTCATGCACTACCCCAAACAGCAGCAGTGTATCATTGATCTGCTTGAGCAGATGGAAGATTGCGGGGTGATGCCCGATCACGAGATGGAGGCGATGCTGCTTAATGTGTTTGGCAGGCAGGGACATCCACTGCGCAAGTATTGGCGCATGATGTACTGGATGCCAAAGTTTAAGAACCTATCACCGTGGCCACTGCCCGATCCTGTTCCGGATGATACATTGGAAATGGCCAAGCTGGCGCTAGAGCGGATGTGCACGGTCGACCTGCGGTCCAAAATCACGGTTTTCGAGACCAGCGAGCTGAAGGATGCCATTGACGATACGTGGATCGTGAGCGGAATGAGTCCCGAGCAGGAGAAACTGCTGCGGGAGCACTCTCGCCAGAAAGCTCTGTACATCGAGGGACCCTTTCACATATGGCTTAGGAATCGCCGGATCAACTACTTTACCCTGCGCGCTGATGCAGATTCTGAGTTCCTGTCTGAATTAGATGAGCGGCAGCTGGACGAGGACGATGTCTCCCACATCGAAGTACCCTTCTTTGGTCGTGCTCCACCAAGGCGACACAACCAGCTGGGAAAGCTGCGCTCTGTCCACCAACAGGACGACGGAACCATTATGGCCATCTGTGCCACAGGCACCTCCACAAAGGACTCATTGCTCTCGTGGATTCGCCTGTTGGAAGCGAACGGAAATCCCTCCATAGGAGAGGTGCCCGTCCTCTTCCGGTTCACATCCGAAGTGCCAGCCAAGGCGGAGGAAATTGAAGGTGGCGCCAGTGTCCCGGCAACAAGTGATAACAGTAGTCAAGATGAGCACATTAGCAGTAGacagaaataa
- the CG1208 gene encoding uncharacterized protein, isoform B yields MVATEELKTTVSQEDGDSRNPITYDLLQENQSKTSKTRQYVAAMIICLGAVAAGTALSWTSPVFPQISAGNESSFNSTTGGISNSTSNENDIRLTDSQKTLVGSMLPFGALFGALPSGYIADRIGRRYTAMVMDIPFILAWITLSFANSVGWLYLGRFLIGIATGSFCVVAPMYISEIAETSIRGSLGTLFQLLLTIGILFIYVVGALVSWKTLSLLCLIIPILLLVGLFIVPETPVYLLKNGKRSEANRALKWLWGDYCNTSNAIQAIQNDLDQTGVDASVKDLFSNRASRNGMVISVLLMVFQQFSGINAVIFFMNEIFESSSTLNPNVCTIVVGVVQVIMTLASSLLIEKAGRKILLIFSSTIMTVCLAMLGAYNTINRHTDLSQSIGWLPLLCIVLFIVSFSVGYGPIPWMMMGELFMPDVKGIAVSLSVMMNWVCVSLVTWLFGVLNAGGADVPFWFFSAWMGVATAYVAIALQETKGKSASQIQSWLSGR; encoded by the exons ATGGTGGCTACCGAGGAACTTAAAACG ACCGTCAGTCAAGAGGACGGAGACTCACGCAATCCAATAACCTATGATCTTCTACAAGAAAATCAGTCGAAGACTTCAAAGACCCGGCAATATGTGGCGGCTATGATAA TTTGTTTGGGTGCGGTTGCCGCTGGAACTGCGTTATCCTGGACGTCTCCTGTTTTTCCGCAGATATCTGCCGGAAACGAAAGCAGTTTCAATTCCACAACTGGCGGTATTTCCAACTCGACTTCCAACGAGAATGACATTCGACTGACTGATTCGCAAA AAACATTGGTGGGTTCCATGTTGCCCTTCGGCGCCCTTTTTGGAGCCCTCCCCTCTGGATATATTGCCGATAGGATCGGGCGACGTTATACAGCTATGGTCATGGACATTCCCTTCATCTTGGCCTGGATCACGCTTAGTTTCGCCAATTCCGTCGGCTGGCTTTACTTGGGCCGATTTTTAATTG GTATCGCAACGGGCAGCTTCTGCGTGGTGGCTCCTATGTACATTTCGGAAATCGCGGAGACTAGCATTCGCGGCAGTCTAGGCACATTGTTCCAGTTGCTCCTTACGATTGGTATCCTGTTTATCTACGTGGTGGGAGCTTTGGTGTCATGGAAAACTCTGAGCCTGCTCTGTCTAATCATACCCATCCTGCTGCTCGTCGGCCTGTTTATCGTGCCCGAGACGCCAGTGTATCTACTTAAAAAC GGTAAGCGCTCCGAGGCCAATCGCGCACTAAAATGGCTGTGGGGAGattactgcaacaccagcaacgcCATCCAGGCCATCCAAAACGACCTGGACCAGACTGGAGTGGATGCCTCCGTGAAGGATTTGTTCAGCAACCGCGCCTCGCGGAACGGTATGGTGATCTCAGTGCTGCTGATGGTCTTCCAGCAGTTCTCCGGCATCAATGCCGTAATCTTCTTCATGAACGAGATCTTCGAGTCTAGCAGCACGCTGAATCCCAACGTCTGCACCATAGTGGTGGGTGTGGTGCAGGTGATCATGACCCTGGCCTCCTCCCTGCTGATCGAGAAGGCCGGCCGCAAGATCCTGCTGATCTTCAGCAGCACCATCATGACTGTCTGCCTGGCCATGCTGGGTGCTTACAACACAATCAATCGGCACACCGATCTGTCCCAGTCCATTGGCTGGTTGCCCCTGCTCTGCATAGTGCTGTTCATCGTGAGCTTCTCCGTGGGCTATGGCCCCATTCCTTGGATGATGATGGGCGAGCTCTTCATGCCGGACGTGAAGGGCATCGCCGTCTCCCTGAGCGTAATGATGAACTGGGTGTGCGTGTCCCTGGTCACATGGCTCTTCGGCGTGCTCAATGCTGGCGGTGCTGATGTGCCGTTCTGGTTCTTCAGCGCCTGGATGGGGGTGGCCACTGCCTACGTTGCCATCGCCTTGCAGGAGACGAAGGGCAAGAGTGCCAGTCAAATCCAGAGCTGGTTGAGCGGACGTTGA
- the CG34287 gene encoding uncharacterized protein, producing MDPVQREKELIKMELPRTRVLVTTSRADYVDHTERAVYNPPIKKTQEDPSLISGHYCANLKVGGIEYKTKTWPQSMDWREDYAQFIKRNKWCNERIYKLFFMYPPVDFRILKDFVKDLRRSVYMNDYSRNDFVSFVSRRRYRNKKGYSLKDEDYRTTYGCYYNFLQETEPFRSSFYPERRLKDTTLDKIASDLRKIFTKYNLTTYFDTICVPALMKAKNNVMPSTPIDRYQFRKY from the coding sequence atggaTCCAGTTCAACGGGAAaaggaattaattaaaatggaattgCCAAGGACGAGGGTGCTTGTAACCACCAGCAGAGCGGATTATGTGGATCATACTGAAAGAGCCGTTTACAATCCCCCGATTAAGAAAACCCAAGAGGATCCCTCTCTAATAAGTGGTCACTACTGCGCAAATCTAAAGGTTGGTGGCattgaatataaaacaaaGACATGGCCCCAATCAATGGACTGGCGGGAGGACTACGCACAGTTCATCAAGCGCAACAAGTGGTGTAACGAAAGGATCTACAAGCTATTTTTTATGTATCCGCCTGTGGATTTCCGAATTCTGAAGGACTTTGTGAAGGACCTTCGTAGATCGGTGTACATGAACGATTACTCTCGGAATGACTTCGTTTCTTTTGTAAGTCGACGGCGCTATAGGAACAAAAAAGGTTACTCTCTCAAGGACGAGGACTATCGGACCACATATGGGTGCTATTACAATTTCCTGCAGGAAACGGAGCCGTTTAGGAGCTCCTTCTATCCAGAACGTAGGCTAAAGGACACTACTCTGGACAAAATCGCCAGCGATTTACGaaaaattttcacaaagtACAACTTGACCACCTATTTTGATACCATATGCGTTCCGGCCTTGATGAAAGCTAAAAATAATGTAATGCCCTCCACACCCATCGACCGGTATCAATTTCGCAAATATTAG
- the CG1208 gene encoding uncharacterized protein, isoform C, whose amino-acid sequence MDSEKVVRAMARWWQTVSQEDGDSRNPITYDLLQENQSKTSKTRQYVAAMIICLGAVAAGTALSWTSPVFPQISAGNESSFNSTTGGISNSTSNENDIRLTDSQKTLVGSMLPFGALFGALPSGYIADRIGRRYTAMVMDIPFILAWITLSFANSVGWLYLGRFLIGIATGSFCVVAPMYISEIAETSIRGSLGTLFQLLLTIGILFIYVVGALVSWKTLSLLCLIIPILLLVGLFIVPETPVYLLKNGKRSEANRALKWLWGDYCNTSNAIQAIQNDLDQTGVDASVKDLFSNRASRNGMVISVLLMVFQQFSGINAVIFFMNEIFESSSTLNPNVCTIVVGVVQVIMTLASSLLIEKAGRKILLIFSSTIMTVCLAMLGAYNTINRHTDLSQSIGWLPLLCIVLFIVSFSVGYGPIPWMMMGELFMPDVKGIAVSLSVMMNWVCVSLVTWLFGVLNAGGADVPFWFFSAWMGVATAYVAIALQETKGKSASQIQSWLSGR is encoded by the exons ATGGATTCGGAAAAAGTGGTCCGTGCAATGGCTCGTTGGTGGCAG ACCGTCAGTCAAGAGGACGGAGACTCACGCAATCCAATAACCTATGATCTTCTACAAGAAAATCAGTCGAAGACTTCAAAGACCCGGCAATATGTGGCGGCTATGATAA TTTGTTTGGGTGCGGTTGCCGCTGGAACTGCGTTATCCTGGACGTCTCCTGTTTTTCCGCAGATATCTGCCGGAAACGAAAGCAGTTTCAATTCCACAACTGGCGGTATTTCCAACTCGACTTCCAACGAGAATGACATTCGACTGACTGATTCGCAAA AAACATTGGTGGGTTCCATGTTGCCCTTCGGCGCCCTTTTTGGAGCCCTCCCCTCTGGATATATTGCCGATAGGATCGGGCGACGTTATACAGCTATGGTCATGGACATTCCCTTCATCTTGGCCTGGATCACGCTTAGTTTCGCCAATTCCGTCGGCTGGCTTTACTTGGGCCGATTTTTAATTG GTATCGCAACGGGCAGCTTCTGCGTGGTGGCTCCTATGTACATTTCGGAAATCGCGGAGACTAGCATTCGCGGCAGTCTAGGCACATTGTTCCAGTTGCTCCTTACGATTGGTATCCTGTTTATCTACGTGGTGGGAGCTTTGGTGTCATGGAAAACTCTGAGCCTGCTCTGTCTAATCATACCCATCCTGCTGCTCGTCGGCCTGTTTATCGTGCCCGAGACGCCAGTGTATCTACTTAAAAAC GGTAAGCGCTCCGAGGCCAATCGCGCACTAAAATGGCTGTGGGGAGattactgcaacaccagcaacgcCATCCAGGCCATCCAAAACGACCTGGACCAGACTGGAGTGGATGCCTCCGTGAAGGATTTGTTCAGCAACCGCGCCTCGCGGAACGGTATGGTGATCTCAGTGCTGCTGATGGTCTTCCAGCAGTTCTCCGGCATCAATGCCGTAATCTTCTTCATGAACGAGATCTTCGAGTCTAGCAGCACGCTGAATCCCAACGTCTGCACCATAGTGGTGGGTGTGGTGCAGGTGATCATGACCCTGGCCTCCTCCCTGCTGATCGAGAAGGCCGGCCGCAAGATCCTGCTGATCTTCAGCAGCACCATCATGACTGTCTGCCTGGCCATGCTGGGTGCTTACAACACAATCAATCGGCACACCGATCTGTCCCAGTCCATTGGCTGGTTGCCCCTGCTCTGCATAGTGCTGTTCATCGTGAGCTTCTCCGTGGGCTATGGCCCCATTCCTTGGATGATGATGGGCGAGCTCTTCATGCCGGACGTGAAGGGCATCGCCGTCTCCCTGAGCGTAATGATGAACTGGGTGTGCGTGTCCCTGGTCACATGGCTCTTCGGCGTGCTCAATGCTGGCGGTGCTGATGTGCCGTTCTGGTTCTTCAGCGCCTGGATGGGGGTGGCCACTGCCTACGTTGCCATCGCCTTGCAGGAGACGAAGGGCAAGAGTGCCAGTCAAATCCAGAGCTGGTTGAGCGGACGTTGA
- the CG1213 gene encoding uncharacterized protein, isoform B — MPSISREEETGVQYSYTEVSTFQIREGNTRTMSPEPVKSGRIFMAAVAANLSAFVVGTTLGWTSPIGPKLKSEDTSDSPLSRPITSDEDAWISSLIAVGALVAPFVAGPMADRIGRKWVLLSSSLFFVLAFGLNMVASEVWILYMSRLIQGFGVGFVMTVQPMYVGEISTDNVRGATGSLMQLFIVGGILYVYAIGPYVSYQALQWCCIVVPVVFDLVFYMMPESPYFFAGKGRKSEALKSLQFLRGQSAEGVHDEMAEIQANVEEAMASKGTVMDLFKNAGNRRALFICAGLISFQQLSGINVVLFNSQSIFASANTGLDPAIATIIIGCVQVGSSALTPLVADRLGRKVMLLTSSSVMSIGLAALGAFFYMQLVKGDISSVVWMPVPALIIYNIVYCTGFGPLPWAVLGEMFPANIKSVASSVVASTCWTLGFLVTFFYPSLDALGSYYAFWLFAVCMVVAFFFVLFVVMETKGLSLQQIQDRLNGKRN; from the exons ATGCCCTCAATAAGCCGGGAGGAGGAGACCGGAGTACAGTACTCCTACACGGAAGTCAGTACGTTCCAGATAAGAGAAGGAAACACTCGAACGATGTCACCCGAACCGGTCAAGTCCGGTCGCATTTTTATGGCTGCCGTGGCAG CCAACTTGTCCGCCTTTGTGGTGGGAACCACCCTAGGCTGGACCTCCCCCATCGGGCCCAAGCTCAAGTCCGAGGACACCTCAGACTCGCCGCTGAGCCGGCCCATAACTTCCGATGAAGATGCCTGGATTTCATCATTGATTGCCGTCGGAGCTCTGGTGGCTCCATTTGTGGCCGGTCCGATGGCTGATCGCATTGGCAGAAAGTGGGTGCTCCTCTCCAGCAGTCTGTTCTTCGTCCTGGCTTTCGGCCTAAATATGGTGGCCTCCGAGGTGTGGATTCTGTACATGTCCCGCCTCATCCAGGGATTTGGCGTCGGCTTCGTGATGACCGTGCAGCCCATGTATGTGGGTGAGATTTCCACGGACAATGTGCGCGGAGCCACCGGATCCTTGATGCAGCTCTTCATTGTGG GTGGCATTCTGTACGTCTATGCCATTGGACCGTATGTTTCATACCAGGCTCTACAGTGGTGTTGCATTGTGGTGCCCGTAGTGTTCGACTTGGTCTTCTACATGATGCCCGAGAGTCCGTACTTCTTCGCCGGAAAAGGTCGAAAGTCGGAGGCACTGAAGTCGCTGCAGTTCCTTCGGGGCCAGAGTGCCGAGGGCGTGCACGACGAGATGGCCGAGATCCAGGCCAATGTAGAGGAGGCGATGGCCAGCAAGGGCACAGTGATGGATTTGTTCAAGAATGCCGGCAATCGCAGGGCCTTGTTCATCTGCGCTGGCCTGATCTCCTTCCAGCAGCTGTCCGGCATCAATGTGGTCCTCTTCAACAGCCAGTCTATCTTCGCCAGTGCCAACACTGGGCTGGATCCGGCGATTGCCACCATCATAATCGGATGTGTCCAGGTGGGATCCTCGGCACTGACGCCTCTGGTGGCCGATCGCCTTGGCAGGAAGGTGATGCTGCTGACGTCCTCCAGTGTGATGTCCATTGGGCTTGCGGCCCTGGGAGCATTCTTCTACATGCAGCTGGTCAAGGGAGACATCTCCAGTGTGGTCTGGATGCCAGTTCCTGCTCTGATCATCTACAACATCGTGTACTGCACGGGATTCGGACCGCTGCCGTGGGCTGTTCTCGGGGAGATGTTCCCGGCGAACATAAAGTCGGTGGCCTCCTCGGTTGTTGCAAGCACCTGTTGGACCCTCGGCTTCCTGGTCACCTTCTTCTATCCCAGCCTAGATGCCTTGGGCTCCTACTATGCCTTCTGGCTCTTCGCTGTCTGCATGGTGGTGGCCTTCTTCTTCGTCCTCTTCGTGGTGATGGAGACAAAGGGGCTTAGTTTGCAGCAGATCCAGGATCGCCTCAATGGCAAGCGTAACTAG
- the CG14676 gene encoding uncharacterized protein — protein MAEKTQDAMLAEMDLIFLDHILPRCCKDITTSQAFYKDYTADKPKRTVTAFRKQTDPALISGHYAHNLKVQKQELKTRTWPRSMDWREEYAQFVKRNKWCNEEIYKLFFVNPPVDYFLIREYLQDLLKTTYMSDYSPKDYQSLISQREHRVQLDGSDGIDYRTTYGNYHNRIQEEDPFKSILIPEPGSIVRSMEIGEFAKQMRKLFTKYNLTTYYETICLPALIKAKDGIMPSGPIDRYTLRKH, from the coding sequence ATGGCTGAAAAAACACAAGACGCCATGCTGGCCGAAATGGATTTGATCTTTCTGGACCACATACTGCCGAGGTGCTGCAAGGACATCACCACCTCGCAAGCGTTCTACAAGGACTACACCGCCGACAAGCCGAAGCGAACAGTCACCGCGTTCCGGAAGCAAACGGATCCCGCCCTGATCTCGGGCCACTATGCGCACAACTTGAAGGTCCAGAAGCAGGAGTTGAAGACGCGGACATGGCCACGATCCATGGACTGGCGCGAGGAGTACGCGCAGTTCGTCAAGCGCAACAAGTGGTGCAACGAGGAGATCTACAAGCTCTTCTTCGTGAACCCGCCCGTCGACTACTTCCTCATCAGGGAATATCTGCAGGACCTGCTGAAAACCACCTATATGTCGGACTACTCGCCCAAAGACTACCAGTCGCTCATCAGCCAGCGCGAGCATAGGGTCCAACTCGACGGCTCGGACGGCATTGACTATCGGACGACCTATGGCAACTATCACAATCGTATCCAGGAGGAGGATCCGTTCAAGTCGATCCTCATCCCAGAACCAGGATCGATTGTCAGGAGCATGGAGATAGGAGAGTTCGCCAAGCAGATGCGCAAGCTGTTCACTAAGTACAATCTAACCACCTACTACGAGACCATCTGCCTTCCGGCGCTGATAAAGGCCAAGGATGGTATTATGCCATCGGGGCCGATCGATCGCTACACACTTCGCAAGCACTGA